The proteins below are encoded in one region of Conger conger chromosome 17, fConCon1.1, whole genome shotgun sequence:
- the LOC133117054 gene encoding collagen alpha-2(IV) chain-like isoform X1, whose amino-acid sequence MKFEVRKVGSMQLKNMRFLILSVVVCVLLTSEVDAGGKSDSGPCGGRDCSGGCKCFPEKGARGPPGPHGPQGVRGPVGRPGEAGVHGPKGEKGEGGRDGSTGPKGAVGQTGVPGFAGADGIPGHPGQAGSRGKPGADGCNGTHGESGVPGQPGGLGTPGVPGQHGRKGEKGESIKLSVFMEKFRGDPGDTGLPGIRGPDGSPGLQGSRGYAGPQGPLGYPGPPGPKGEMTMVIKGEKGEPGDAGEPGLPGNDTFPHTSPSDGFPGKKGEKGLKGEVGALADNKGEDGVMGFPGLRGSSGSDGEPGETGDIGEAGPQGGDGLKGERGEPGPVLFIGGTHGAGPRGPSGQPGYKGERGEPGEKGLPGLPGVPGISSGQSVVNISPFGPKGLKGSKGLQGEPGPDAQFPGRPGFDGFPGRPGPPGAKGSWANAFQGPEGESGQPGRAGLQGPKGDRGLCECGIVTSPPGPAGPAGKEGSPGMVGEWGRQGDQGPPGHTGPPGLPGFPGIKGGPGPKGRKGDTIVITEKGHPGDPGDAGLDGGHGEKGRPGFSGLPGAPGLRGAQGEGPVGSPGEKGFPGVPGRLGPEGLAGEPGRAVGAQRGPRGLPGDAGLHGFPGATGTPGAPGGCVLEGSGEQTDAEGECDTLPGPMGDQGIPGIPGIAGFPGVPGLKGVHGLPGEAGFKGEQGEQGRGGIPGPPGFSGVRGDEGQPGGRGADGPAGLPGLPGRDGEDGQKGEHGVVFGAAPGAPGDQGRPGLQGTWGPRGETGTEGYHGMPGMPGILGAKGDGGPPGLQGEEGRPGPAGKYGFPGAPGPAGSPGPVGFIGGPGFPGDRGNQGDPGPPGPHGMKGSPGEPGNSGAKGIDGSQGDPGNSGPVGFSGTPGPRGLKGSSGMAGFSGMEGVKGLSGVPGEKGELGFPGVEGLKGGMGRHGEKGERGLVGPPGEKPHIPRQEIAKMKGAKGEDGKPGEPGFTGPRGPKGFPGVPGRTGSDGMPGDPGEEKGVVGDPGAGGLPGYKGMPGPTGLPGISGFPGMTGTTGEKGTPGAYGPSGDPGLKGKKGEEGAVIDLPGSPGVRGDFGVPGFPGRKGVGGQVGDRGGPGFHGIEGLKAESGDPGPDGRPGVDGKTGSPGDPGQKGFSGTPGQTGSSGFPGTPGHRGFPGLKGIFGLHGLKGQKGIHGTPGLDDWGQPGEPGVKGEQGEPGSPNTQPGFPGLSGAKGSAGEPGDPGQPGAPGFQGPQGPHGEPGKLGLSGDPGAKGPKGFQGFPGVRGTPGIPSAFGDKGEKGLPGLFGRKGLQGLQGDPGRPGAQGQHGVSGKKGLRGEQGLMGIPGRAGVQGDRGPVGPKGNPGPQGYAGLPGSPGEAPKPPKHLGEQGPRGVQGIRGPEGVYGENGPHGPPGNLGLIGPKGQKGMPGIGGTPGTPGYRGEGGQTGLQGLQGLEGSPGRPGTPGIAGMAGRSVSVGYLLVKHSQSEQTPMCPVGMAKLWDGYSLLYLEGQEKAHNQDLGLAGSCLPRFNTMPFIYCNPGDLCYYASRNDKSYWLSTTAPIPMMPVEEAEIQPYISRCSVCEAPSVAIAVHSQDVTIPQCPAGWRSLWIGYSFLMHTAAGDEGGGQSLVSPGSCLEDFRTTPFIECNGAKGACHYFANEHSFWLTSVDQAFQTTPQMETLKGGQLLSRISRCQVCMKNL is encoded by the exons GGCCCACCCGGGCCCCACGGCCCCCAGGGCGTCCGGGGCCCCGTCGGGCGGCCGGGCGAGGCGGGGGTCCACGGCCCCaaaggagagaagggggaaggcGGGCGAGACGGCAGCACCGGACCCAAAGGCGCCGTG GGCCAGACCGGCGTTCCTGGGTTCGCCGGTGCGGACGGAATTCCC GGCCACCCCGGGCAGGCGGGGTCTCGCGGGAAACCGGGCGCCGATGGCTGCAACGGAACCCATGGGGAGTCGGGGGTTCCAGGGCAACCAGGTGGTCTGGGCACTCCAGGTGTCCCG GGGCAGCAtggcagaaagggagagaagggggaatcCATAAAGCTCAGTGTGTTCATGGAGAAATTTCGG GGGGATCCAGGTGACACTGGCTTGCCCGGAATACGT GGGCCAGATGGTTCCCCAGGTTTGCAGGGCTCCAGGGGCTATGCTGGGCCCCAG GGCCCCCTTGGATATCCAGGTCCCCCTGGGCCAAAG GGGGAAATGACCATGGTCAtaaagggagagaagggagagccG GGGGACGCCGGAGAGCCTGGTCTCCCTGGAAACGACACcttcccccacacctccccctccGACGGCTTTCCC GGCAAGAAAGGAGAAAAAGGTTTAAAGGGTGAAGTTGGAGctttg GCTGATAACAAGGGGGAAGATGGAGTCATGGGGTTTCCAGGACTACGG GGAAGTTCAGGTTCGGACGGGGAACCGGGAGAGACG GGAGATATCGGTGAAGCAGGACCACAGGGAGGGGACGGACtcaag ggagagagaggagaaccagGACCAGTGTTGTTTATTGGGGGCACACACGGAG CGGGTCCACGCGGGCCGTCCGGACAGCCCGGCTacaagggggagagaggcgagCCGGGAGAGAAGGGTCTTCCAGGTCTCCCGGGAGTTCCCGGGATCTCCAGCGGTCAGAGCG TGGTGAACATCAGCCCGTTCGGGCCCAAGGGGCTGAAGGGATCCAAGGGTCTGCAGGGAGAACCGGGACCCGACGCTCAGTTCCCCGGGCGCCCCGGTTTCGATGGCTTTCCCGGCCGCCCGGGCCCCCCCGGCGCCAAAGGATCAT GGGCGAATGCGTTTCAAGGTCCTGAAGGGGAAAGCGGGCAGCCAGGCCGCGCAGGACTGCAGGGACCCAAAG GTGATCGAGGATTGTGCGAGTGCGGCATCGTCACCTCTCCGCCCGGACCCGCGGGCCCGGCGGGGAAAGAGGGCAGCCCCGGCATGGTGGGCGAGTGGGGGCGGCAGGGCGACCAGGGCCCCCCAGGACACACGGGCCCCCCCGGGCTGCCT GGGTTCCCTGGGATAAAGGGCGGCCCAGGGCCcaaggggagaaaaggagacaCCATCGTGATCACTGAGaaag GACATCCTGGAGACCCAGGAGACGCTGGACTCGATGGGGGCCACGGGGAGAAGGGCCGGCCTGGGTTTTCGGGGCTCCCAGGGGCTCCCGGACTGCGTGGCGCCCAG GGGGAAGGGCCGGTCGGATCTCCGGGAGAGAAGGGGTTCCCCGGGGTCCCGGGCCGGCTGGGGCCGGAGGGTCTGGCGGGGGAGCCGGGGCGCGCGGTGGGGGCGCAGAGGGGCCCTCGCGGCCTCCCTGGCGATGCCGGGCTCCACGGTTTCCCGGGCGCCACGGGAACACCTGGAGCTCCAG GAGGCTgtgttctggaaggttctggagAGCAGACTGATGCGGAAG GAGAGTGTGATACATTGCCAGGTCCAATGGGTGATCAAGGCATTCCTGGAATTCCTGGGATTGCTGGTTTCCCAG GAGTGCCGGGTCTTAAAGGGGTGCATGGATTACCCGGGGAGGCGGGCTTCAAGGGGGAGCAaggagagcaagggagaggagGGATCCCAGGACCACCCG GTTTCTCTGGGGTGCGTGGGGATGAGGGGCAGCCCGGCGGTCGAGGGGCAGACGGACCCGCGGGTCTGCCCGGCCTGCCGGGGCGGGATGGGGAGGACGGCCAGAAGGGGGAGCACGGGGTGGTCTTCGGGGCGGCCCCCGGAGCCCCTGGAGATCAGGGCCGCCCCGGGCTCCAGGGCACCTGGGGCCCCCGAGGGGAGACCGGCACCGAGGGATACCACG GAATGCCCGGAATGCCCGGTATCCTCGGAGCCAAAGGGGACGGCGGTCCCCCCGGCCTgcagggggaggaagggaggccAGGCCCAGCTGGGAAGTATGGATTCCCAGGGGCCCCGGGACCAGCTGGCTCCCCAGGGCCTGTCGGGTTCATCGGTGGCCCAG GATTTCCTGGAGACAGAGGAAACCAGGGTGACCCAGGTCCGCCTGGGCCTCACGGGATGAAAGGCTCACCTGGGGAGCCAGGTAACTCTGGAGCGAAGGGAATAGACGGCTCACAAGGTGATCCAGGAAACTCAGGTCCAGTGGGCTTTTCTGGAACTCCTGGACCAcgag GCTTGAAAGGCTCATCAGGAATGGCTGGCTTTTCCGGGATGGAAGGAGTGAAGGGATTGTCGGGCGTTCCCGGCGAGAAGGGGGAGCTGGGGTTCCCCGGGGTCGAGGGGCTGAAAGGCGGAATGGGGAGGCACGGGGAGAAGG GTGAACGAGGGCTCGTGGGACCTCCGGGCGAGAAGCCACACATCCCGCGGCAGGAGATCGCCAAGATGAAGGGGGCCAAGGGCGAAGACGGAAAACCGGGAGAGCCGGGATTCACTGGCCCCCGAG GGCCCAAAGGGTTTCCAGGCGTCCCCGGGAGGACGGGCAGCGACGGCATGCCAGGGGACCCCGGCGAGGAGAAGGGAGTTGTGGGCGATCCGGGCGCCGGGGGACTTCCGGGGTATAAGGGAATGCCGGGTCCCACCGGCTTGCCGGGAATCTCCGGCTTTCCGGGAATGACGGGAACGACG GGGGAGAAGGGAACTCCCGGAGCTTACGGACCGAGTGGAGACCCTGGACTGAAGGGGAAGAAAG GGGAGGAGGGTGCCGTCATCGACTTACCTGGCTCCCCGGGCGTGAGAGGGGACTTTGGCGTACCTGGATTTCCAG GACGTAAGGGCGTCGGCGGCCAGGTCGGAGACCGGGGCGGTCCTGGTTTCCACGGCATCGAGGGCCTGAAAGCGGAGAGCGGGGACCCTGGCCCTGACGGGCGCCCAG GCGTTGATGGGAAAACAGGCTCTCCAGGAGACCCGGGGCAGAAGGGCTTTTCCGGAACGCCGGGACAAACGGGATCCAGCGGATTTCCCGGGACACCCGGGCACAGAG GTTTTCCGGGTCTGAAGGGAATTTTTGGACTCCACGGCCTGAAGGGCCAAAAGGGAATCCATGGAACGCCAG GTCTGGACGACTGGGGGCAGCCGGGGGAGCCGGGGGTGAAAGGAGAGCAGGGAGAACCGGGGAGCCCCAACACGCAGCCCGGGTTCCCCGGGTTATCCGGAGCCAAGGGCTCCGCCGGAGAACCAG GTGACCCAGGCCAGCCGGGAGCCCCCGGGTTTCAGGGACCCCAGGGCCCACACGGAGAGCCCGGCAAGCTGGGCCTCAGCGGGGACCCAGGAGCGAAGGGACCGAAGGGATTTCAAG GGTTCCCCGGGGTCAGGGGGACTCCGGGCATCCCCTCGGCGTTCGGGGAcaagggggagaagggcctgCCGGGCCTGTTCGGGCGGAAGGGTCTGCAGGGCCTCCAGGGAGATCCGGGTCGACCCGGCGCCCAGGGACAGCACGGCGTGTCCGGGAAGAAAG GTCTGAGGGGGGagcaggggctgatgggaattCCTGGAAGGGCTGGTGTCCAAGGAGACAGGGGACCTGTTGGGCCAAAGGGAAACCCTGGACCtcaag GTTACGCTGGACTCCCTGGTTCTCCGGGTGAGGCTCCCAAACCACCCAAACATTTGGGGGAGCAAGGGCCTCGAGGTGTGCAGGGAATTCGGGGTCCTGAAGGCGTCTACGGAGAAAACGGCCCCCACGGTCCACCGGGCAACCTGG GATTAATTGGCCCCAAGGGCCAGAAAGGCATGCCAGGGATCGGTGGCACCCCGGGGACCCCTGGTTACCGTGGCGAGGGCGGACAGACAGGCCTCCAGGGACTTCAGGGCCTGGAAG ggagtcCGGGGCGCCCTGGGACCCCCGGTATCGCTGGCATGGCGGGGCGCAGCGTGAGCGTGGGGTACCTGCTGGTGAAGCACAGCCAGTCGGAGCAGACGCCCATGTGCCCCGTGGGCATGGCCAAACTGTGGGACGGGTACAGCCTGCTCTACCTGGAGGGCCAGGAGAAGGCCCACAACCAGGACCTGG GCCTGGCGGGATCCTGCCTGCCCCGCTTCAACACCATGCCCTTCATCTACTGCAACCCCGGCGACCTCTGCTACTACGCCAGCCGCAACGACAAGTCCTATTGGCTGTCCACCACCGCCCCCATTCCCATGATGCCCGTGGAGGAGGCGGAGATCCAGCCCTACATCAGCCGCTGCTCGGTCTGCGAGGCGCCCTCCGTGGCCATCGCGGTGCACAGCCAGGACGTCactatcccacaatgccccgcGGGCTGGCGCAGCCTCTGGATTGGCTACTCCTTCCTCATG cacacGGCGGCGGGCGATGAGGGAGGCGGCCAGTCTCTGGTGTCCCCCGGCTCCTGCCTGGAGGACTTCCGCACCACGCCCTTCATCGAGTGCAACGGCGCCAAGGGCGCCTGCCACTACTTCGCCAACGAGCACAGCTTCTGGCTCACCTCCGTCGACCAGGCCTTCCAGACCACCCCCCAAATGGAGACGCTGAAGGGCGGCCAGCTCCTGTCTCGAATCAGCCGCTGTCAGGTGTGCATGAAGAACCTGTGA
- the LOC133117054 gene encoding collagen alpha-2(IV) chain-like isoform X2 — translation MKFEVRKVGSMQLKNMRFLILSVVVCVLLTSEVDAGGKSDSGPCGGRDCSGGCKCFPEKGARGPPGPHGPQGVRGPVGRPGEAGVHGPKGEKGEGGRDGSTGPKGAVGQTGVPGFAGADGIPGHPGQAGSRGKPGADGCNGTHGESGVPGQPGGLGTPGVPGQHGRKGEKGESIKLSVFMEKFRGDPGDTGLPGIRGPDGSPGLQGSRGYAGPQGPLGYPGPPGPKGEMTMVIKGEKGEPGDAGEPGLPGNDTFPHTSPSDGFPGKKGEKGLKGEVGALADNKGEDGVMGFPGLRGSSGSDGEPGETGDIGEAGPQGGDGLKGERGEPGPVLFIGGTHGAGPRGPSGQPGYKGERGEPGEKGLPGLPGVPGISSGQSVVNISPFGPKGLKGSKGLQGEPGPDAQFPGRPGFDGFPGRPGPPGAKGSWANAFQGPEGESGQPGRAGLQGPKGDRGLCECGIVTSPPGPAGPAGKEGSPGMVGEWGRQGDQGPPGHTGPPGLPGFPGIKGGPGPKGRKGDTIVITEKGHPGDPGDAGLDGGHGEKGRPGFSGLPGAPGLRGAQGEGPVGSPGEKGFPGVPGRLGPEGLAGEPGRAVGAQRGPRGLPGDAGLHGFPGATGTPGAPGECDTLPGPMGDQGIPGIPGIAGFPGVPGLKGVHGLPGEAGFKGEQGEQGRGGIPGPPGFSGVRGDEGQPGGRGADGPAGLPGLPGRDGEDGQKGEHGVVFGAAPGAPGDQGRPGLQGTWGPRGETGTEGYHGMPGMPGILGAKGDGGPPGLQGEEGRPGPAGKYGFPGAPGPAGSPGPVGFIGGPGFPGDRGNQGDPGPPGPHGMKGSPGEPGNSGAKGIDGSQGDPGNSGPVGFSGTPGPRGLKGSSGMAGFSGMEGVKGLSGVPGEKGELGFPGVEGLKGGMGRHGEKGERGLVGPPGEKPHIPRQEIAKMKGAKGEDGKPGEPGFTGPRGPKGFPGVPGRTGSDGMPGDPGEEKGVVGDPGAGGLPGYKGMPGPTGLPGISGFPGMTGTTGEKGTPGAYGPSGDPGLKGKKGEEGAVIDLPGSPGVRGDFGVPGFPGRKGVGGQVGDRGGPGFHGIEGLKAESGDPGPDGRPGVDGKTGSPGDPGQKGFSGTPGQTGSSGFPGTPGHRGFPGLKGIFGLHGLKGQKGIHGTPGLDDWGQPGEPGVKGEQGEPGSPNTQPGFPGLSGAKGSAGEPGDPGQPGAPGFQGPQGPHGEPGKLGLSGDPGAKGPKGFQGFPGVRGTPGIPSAFGDKGEKGLPGLFGRKGLQGLQGDPGRPGAQGQHGVSGKKGLRGEQGLMGIPGRAGVQGDRGPVGPKGNPGPQGYAGLPGSPGEAPKPPKHLGEQGPRGVQGIRGPEGVYGENGPHGPPGNLGLIGPKGQKGMPGIGGTPGTPGYRGEGGQTGLQGLQGLEGSPGRPGTPGIAGMAGRSVSVGYLLVKHSQSEQTPMCPVGMAKLWDGYSLLYLEGQEKAHNQDLGLAGSCLPRFNTMPFIYCNPGDLCYYASRNDKSYWLSTTAPIPMMPVEEAEIQPYISRCSVCEAPSVAIAVHSQDVTIPQCPAGWRSLWIGYSFLMHTAAGDEGGGQSLVSPGSCLEDFRTTPFIECNGAKGACHYFANEHSFWLTSVDQAFQTTPQMETLKGGQLLSRISRCQVCMKNL, via the exons GGCCCACCCGGGCCCCACGGCCCCCAGGGCGTCCGGGGCCCCGTCGGGCGGCCGGGCGAGGCGGGGGTCCACGGCCCCaaaggagagaagggggaaggcGGGCGAGACGGCAGCACCGGACCCAAAGGCGCCGTG GGCCAGACCGGCGTTCCTGGGTTCGCCGGTGCGGACGGAATTCCC GGCCACCCCGGGCAGGCGGGGTCTCGCGGGAAACCGGGCGCCGATGGCTGCAACGGAACCCATGGGGAGTCGGGGGTTCCAGGGCAACCAGGTGGTCTGGGCACTCCAGGTGTCCCG GGGCAGCAtggcagaaagggagagaagggggaatcCATAAAGCTCAGTGTGTTCATGGAGAAATTTCGG GGGGATCCAGGTGACACTGGCTTGCCCGGAATACGT GGGCCAGATGGTTCCCCAGGTTTGCAGGGCTCCAGGGGCTATGCTGGGCCCCAG GGCCCCCTTGGATATCCAGGTCCCCCTGGGCCAAAG GGGGAAATGACCATGGTCAtaaagggagagaagggagagccG GGGGACGCCGGAGAGCCTGGTCTCCCTGGAAACGACACcttcccccacacctccccctccGACGGCTTTCCC GGCAAGAAAGGAGAAAAAGGTTTAAAGGGTGAAGTTGGAGctttg GCTGATAACAAGGGGGAAGATGGAGTCATGGGGTTTCCAGGACTACGG GGAAGTTCAGGTTCGGACGGGGAACCGGGAGAGACG GGAGATATCGGTGAAGCAGGACCACAGGGAGGGGACGGACtcaag ggagagagaggagaaccagGACCAGTGTTGTTTATTGGGGGCACACACGGAG CGGGTCCACGCGGGCCGTCCGGACAGCCCGGCTacaagggggagagaggcgagCCGGGAGAGAAGGGTCTTCCAGGTCTCCCGGGAGTTCCCGGGATCTCCAGCGGTCAGAGCG TGGTGAACATCAGCCCGTTCGGGCCCAAGGGGCTGAAGGGATCCAAGGGTCTGCAGGGAGAACCGGGACCCGACGCTCAGTTCCCCGGGCGCCCCGGTTTCGATGGCTTTCCCGGCCGCCCGGGCCCCCCCGGCGCCAAAGGATCAT GGGCGAATGCGTTTCAAGGTCCTGAAGGGGAAAGCGGGCAGCCAGGCCGCGCAGGACTGCAGGGACCCAAAG GTGATCGAGGATTGTGCGAGTGCGGCATCGTCACCTCTCCGCCCGGACCCGCGGGCCCGGCGGGGAAAGAGGGCAGCCCCGGCATGGTGGGCGAGTGGGGGCGGCAGGGCGACCAGGGCCCCCCAGGACACACGGGCCCCCCCGGGCTGCCT GGGTTCCCTGGGATAAAGGGCGGCCCAGGGCCcaaggggagaaaaggagacaCCATCGTGATCACTGAGaaag GACATCCTGGAGACCCAGGAGACGCTGGACTCGATGGGGGCCACGGGGAGAAGGGCCGGCCTGGGTTTTCGGGGCTCCCAGGGGCTCCCGGACTGCGTGGCGCCCAG GGGGAAGGGCCGGTCGGATCTCCGGGAGAGAAGGGGTTCCCCGGGGTCCCGGGCCGGCTGGGGCCGGAGGGTCTGGCGGGGGAGCCGGGGCGCGCGGTGGGGGCGCAGAGGGGCCCTCGCGGCCTCCCTGGCGATGCCGGGCTCCACGGTTTCCCGGGCGCCACGGGAACACCTGGAGCTCCAG GAGAGTGTGATACATTGCCAGGTCCAATGGGTGATCAAGGCATTCCTGGAATTCCTGGGATTGCTGGTTTCCCAG GAGTGCCGGGTCTTAAAGGGGTGCATGGATTACCCGGGGAGGCGGGCTTCAAGGGGGAGCAaggagagcaagggagaggagGGATCCCAGGACCACCCG GTTTCTCTGGGGTGCGTGGGGATGAGGGGCAGCCCGGCGGTCGAGGGGCAGACGGACCCGCGGGTCTGCCCGGCCTGCCGGGGCGGGATGGGGAGGACGGCCAGAAGGGGGAGCACGGGGTGGTCTTCGGGGCGGCCCCCGGAGCCCCTGGAGATCAGGGCCGCCCCGGGCTCCAGGGCACCTGGGGCCCCCGAGGGGAGACCGGCACCGAGGGATACCACG GAATGCCCGGAATGCCCGGTATCCTCGGAGCCAAAGGGGACGGCGGTCCCCCCGGCCTgcagggggaggaagggaggccAGGCCCAGCTGGGAAGTATGGATTCCCAGGGGCCCCGGGACCAGCTGGCTCCCCAGGGCCTGTCGGGTTCATCGGTGGCCCAG GATTTCCTGGAGACAGAGGAAACCAGGGTGACCCAGGTCCGCCTGGGCCTCACGGGATGAAAGGCTCACCTGGGGAGCCAGGTAACTCTGGAGCGAAGGGAATAGACGGCTCACAAGGTGATCCAGGAAACTCAGGTCCAGTGGGCTTTTCTGGAACTCCTGGACCAcgag GCTTGAAAGGCTCATCAGGAATGGCTGGCTTTTCCGGGATGGAAGGAGTGAAGGGATTGTCGGGCGTTCCCGGCGAGAAGGGGGAGCTGGGGTTCCCCGGGGTCGAGGGGCTGAAAGGCGGAATGGGGAGGCACGGGGAGAAGG GTGAACGAGGGCTCGTGGGACCTCCGGGCGAGAAGCCACACATCCCGCGGCAGGAGATCGCCAAGATGAAGGGGGCCAAGGGCGAAGACGGAAAACCGGGAGAGCCGGGATTCACTGGCCCCCGAG GGCCCAAAGGGTTTCCAGGCGTCCCCGGGAGGACGGGCAGCGACGGCATGCCAGGGGACCCCGGCGAGGAGAAGGGAGTTGTGGGCGATCCGGGCGCCGGGGGACTTCCGGGGTATAAGGGAATGCCGGGTCCCACCGGCTTGCCGGGAATCTCCGGCTTTCCGGGAATGACGGGAACGACG GGGGAGAAGGGAACTCCCGGAGCTTACGGACCGAGTGGAGACCCTGGACTGAAGGGGAAGAAAG GGGAGGAGGGTGCCGTCATCGACTTACCTGGCTCCCCGGGCGTGAGAGGGGACTTTGGCGTACCTGGATTTCCAG GACGTAAGGGCGTCGGCGGCCAGGTCGGAGACCGGGGCGGTCCTGGTTTCCACGGCATCGAGGGCCTGAAAGCGGAGAGCGGGGACCCTGGCCCTGACGGGCGCCCAG GCGTTGATGGGAAAACAGGCTCTCCAGGAGACCCGGGGCAGAAGGGCTTTTCCGGAACGCCGGGACAAACGGGATCCAGCGGATTTCCCGGGACACCCGGGCACAGAG GTTTTCCGGGTCTGAAGGGAATTTTTGGACTCCACGGCCTGAAGGGCCAAAAGGGAATCCATGGAACGCCAG GTCTGGACGACTGGGGGCAGCCGGGGGAGCCGGGGGTGAAAGGAGAGCAGGGAGAACCGGGGAGCCCCAACACGCAGCCCGGGTTCCCCGGGTTATCCGGAGCCAAGGGCTCCGCCGGAGAACCAG GTGACCCAGGCCAGCCGGGAGCCCCCGGGTTTCAGGGACCCCAGGGCCCACACGGAGAGCCCGGCAAGCTGGGCCTCAGCGGGGACCCAGGAGCGAAGGGACCGAAGGGATTTCAAG GGTTCCCCGGGGTCAGGGGGACTCCGGGCATCCCCTCGGCGTTCGGGGAcaagggggagaagggcctgCCGGGCCTGTTCGGGCGGAAGGGTCTGCAGGGCCTCCAGGGAGATCCGGGTCGACCCGGCGCCCAGGGACAGCACGGCGTGTCCGGGAAGAAAG GTCTGAGGGGGGagcaggggctgatgggaattCCTGGAAGGGCTGGTGTCCAAGGAGACAGGGGACCTGTTGGGCCAAAGGGAAACCCTGGACCtcaag GTTACGCTGGACTCCCTGGTTCTCCGGGTGAGGCTCCCAAACCACCCAAACATTTGGGGGAGCAAGGGCCTCGAGGTGTGCAGGGAATTCGGGGTCCTGAAGGCGTCTACGGAGAAAACGGCCCCCACGGTCCACCGGGCAACCTGG GATTAATTGGCCCCAAGGGCCAGAAAGGCATGCCAGGGATCGGTGGCACCCCGGGGACCCCTGGTTACCGTGGCGAGGGCGGACAGACAGGCCTCCAGGGACTTCAGGGCCTGGAAG ggagtcCGGGGCGCCCTGGGACCCCCGGTATCGCTGGCATGGCGGGGCGCAGCGTGAGCGTGGGGTACCTGCTGGTGAAGCACAGCCAGTCGGAGCAGACGCCCATGTGCCCCGTGGGCATGGCCAAACTGTGGGACGGGTACAGCCTGCTCTACCTGGAGGGCCAGGAGAAGGCCCACAACCAGGACCTGG GCCTGGCGGGATCCTGCCTGCCCCGCTTCAACACCATGCCCTTCATCTACTGCAACCCCGGCGACCTCTGCTACTACGCCAGCCGCAACGACAAGTCCTATTGGCTGTCCACCACCGCCCCCATTCCCATGATGCCCGTGGAGGAGGCGGAGATCCAGCCCTACATCAGCCGCTGCTCGGTCTGCGAGGCGCCCTCCGTGGCCATCGCGGTGCACAGCCAGGACGTCactatcccacaatgccccgcGGGCTGGCGCAGCCTCTGGATTGGCTACTCCTTCCTCATG cacacGGCGGCGGGCGATGAGGGAGGCGGCCAGTCTCTGGTGTCCCCCGGCTCCTGCCTGGAGGACTTCCGCACCACGCCCTTCATCGAGTGCAACGGCGCCAAGGGCGCCTGCCACTACTTCGCCAACGAGCACAGCTTCTGGCTCACCTCCGTCGACCAGGCCTTCCAGACCACCCCCCAAATGGAGACGCTGAAGGGCGGCCAGCTCCTGTCTCGAATCAGCCGCTGTCAGGTGTGCATGAAGAACCTGTGA